The Acidobacteriota bacterium genome includes the window GCATCTTGCCCTGCGCGAGCGGGGCGAGCCACCGCGCCTTCTGGACGGGCGTGCCGAACATGTTGATGTGAGCGGAGCACAGGCCGTTGTGCGCCGCGATCGACAGCGAGATGGAGGGGTCGACGCGCGCCAGTTCCTCGATGCAGATGCAGTACTCCACGGCGCTCATCCCCGCGCCGCCGTACTCCTCGGGGAACTGGATGCCGGCCAGGCCTAGCTCGGCGAGCCGGGCCAGGAAATCGGGTGGAAACGACTGCGCTTCGTCCCACTCCATGACGTGCGGGCGGATTTCGGCTTCGGCAAACTCCCGGACCGTGCGGCGCAGCAGCGCCTGCTGGTCGGTGAAGGACAGATTCACACCAGAATCTTACGTTAGAATGGCCGCATGTTGCGCTTCCGCCTGTGGTCGCTGTCGGCCCTGTTCGTCATGCTTGGTGCCTCGCCCGCCTTCGCCGATGCGACGGCATTCATCGGCGCGACGCCGACCCCCTCGAGCCGCGTGTCCAAAGGACTGGCGATCGGGATCACGGTCCTCGTGGTCGGGTTCGAGTTCGAATACAGCGACACGGTCGAGGACCTCGAGGCCGCCGCGCCGTCGCTGCGCAGCGGCATGGGCAACGTGATCGTGCAGACGCCGATCGCGGTATCCGGACTGCAGTTCTACGCCACCGCCGGCGGTGGCATCTACCGCGAACGCCTCGCTGACGTGCAGGAAACGAACCTCGGGATGAACATCGGGGGCGGAGTGAAGGTCTCGCTGCTCGGGCCGCTGAAGCTGCGGCTGGATTACCGGCTGTTCACGCTGCGGGGCGCGCCGCTGCACAGCAAGCCGCAGCGGGTGTATGCGGGGCTGAACCTGGCGTTTTAGGGGTCAGATCTCGAAAACACACTTTTTTCTAGGTCTGACCCTTTTCCCCAAAAGGGTCAGACCTAGAAAAAAGTGTGTTTTCGGTTTTCGAGATCTGACCCCTAAGCGTCTACTGGACGGGCTTCGAAAAATCCGCCACGAGCGTCAGGTTGGCAATGCTCTGGCCGGCAAACGCGTCCTTGATCTTCTCGTAGATCGCCTGCGCCTCGCTCGGCAGCGTCTCGGCAATGATCTTCGTCGCCGTGTAGTCCGCTCCGGCGACCGCCGGGTCGATGAAGTAGATGTACATCACGTTGCCGCCGCTGGCCTCGGACATCTTGTACACCTTCCAGCCGGCGGCCTGCTGCTTGCGCACCGGGTCCGCGCTCTTCTGCAGCGACTCGTGCAACTTGGCCAGGAACGCCTCGAAGTCAGCGGTCTTTTCGGGCTTGATGATGTTGAACAGCAGGCCGGCCGGCCCGTTGAATTTGCGGCCCGGGTCCGCTGCGGGCTGTTGCTGCGCGGGCTGCTGCGCCTGTGTCTGGGGCTGAGCCGGCGGCTGCTGCTGTTCCGAAGTCTGGGCGAACGCCGCGGCCGGAACCGCGAGCACGAGTGCGAGCGTGAAACGCGCGAGAAACCGCATTCAATCCTCCTGAAAGAGCCCTGACGGGGAGCCGATACTTTAACGTACTGGCGGGCGTCAGACGAATACCGACAAAATTTCGTTGGCGACCAGCATACCCCGGCGTGTCAGGCGCAGCCGTGATTCGTCGCCGACGACCAGCCCCGCCGCCTCGTACGGTTCGAGGGAAGCGCCGTAGCGGGCGTGAATATCCGTGTCATAGCGCGCACCGAGCGCCTTCACATCCACGCCGTCAGCGAGGCGGAGGCCGGTAAAGAGCGCGTCCTGGAGTCGCTCGTCGCGGCTGAGGGGCCGGCGCTCCGCGACCACCGGTGCCCCGGCATCGATCTTCGCGATGTACTCGCCGGTGCCGGACACGTTCCGCCAGCGCACGCCGTCACGTGTCGAGTGGGCGCCGCAGCCGAACGCCAGCCACTCGCCGTCCTGCCAGTATTTGAGATTGTGGCGCGACTCGCGGCCGGGGCGCGCCACGTTGGAGATCTCATACTGCCGGTACCCGCCCTCCTCCAGCGCCGCCATGCTCCACTCGTACATCTCTGCCGCGTCATCGTCTGGCGCCTGCGACCAGCGCGCGCGCGCCATCTCTTCTTTCAGCGGCGCGTTGGGATACAGCTCCAGGATGTAGAGCGACGCGTGGTCGGGACCCACGGCGATGAGCTCGCGCACGTTCGCCTGCCACTCTGCCAGCGTCTGCGCCGGCAGCCACATCATCAGGTCGAGGCTGATGTTGTCGAACCCTGCCGCCCGTGCCTCCCGCACCGCATCGCGCGCGCGCCGCGCGTCGTGCAGCCGCCCGAGCCGCCTCAACTCCTCGTCGTGAAACGATTGGACGCCGAAACTGATGCGGTTCACTCCGGCGCTCCGGAACGCAGCAAGCCGCGCCGCATCGACCGTTTCAGGGTTGGTCTCGAGGGTAATCTCCGTGGCCGGCGCGAGGACGAACGCGTCGGCGCACGCGGCGATGAGACGGCCGACTTCTTCCGGCTCGAGCAGCGACGGCGTGCCGCCGCCGAAGTACATCGTGTCCGCCGCGTGGCCGTCCGCGGCCGTACGGATCTCACGCTCGATCGCCTCCACGTACCGCCGCTTGAGCCCGGCGTCGAGCAGGCCCCGGTTGAAGTTGCAGTAGTTGCAGATTGCGCTGCAGAACGGAATGTGAAGATACAGCCCGAGCATTGCAGAGTACAGATTGCTAGGATCCCGCCTTCCCCCCGCTCCATCCAAGTTCGCGCCCCGGCCTGAGCTGCGCCTTGATCCGCGACGGCGCCGCGCGGCTGGGCAGGGTCGTTTTCGACTTCTTCCCCCCCTTCCAGAGCATCTGCAGGTCCTCGGCGCCGCCGTTCGGCGGGAGGTGGCGGTAATCGGCCCCGTCGAAGTCGTAGAAGTCGCACATTTCGCGGAGCCTGGAGTGAATCCGCGACCCAATCCGGCAGATGAGCGCGTTCGGGTCGTCCACGTCCGGGCTGTCCTCGTAGTTCGAGGTGAAGATCGTGATCTTCCGGTCGTTGTACCGGGTCGTGACGATGAGATTCATCGTTTCTTCGACCCAGTCCGAGAACCGCTCCTTGCCGATGTCGTCGAGGACGAGGACGTCGGTGTCGAGGACGGGGCGGAGGATCTGGAACTCCTGCCCGGGCACGCCAGGGTCGTACGTGCTGCGGATCTCGCGAAGCAGCACGGTGCTGTCGTAAAAGATCCCGCGGGCGCCGCGGTCGCGAATAAGTTGCCGCAGCACGGCGACGGCCAGATGCGTCTTGCCGATCCCGTGCGGGCCGACGAAGCACAGGCCCTTGTCGACATTCGGAAAGTCCTCGACGAACCGTCGCGCGGCGGCGTGCGCGCGCTTGAGCCCCGGGTTGTCGTAGAGGACGAAGTTCTCCAGCGAACACCGCGAGTACCGCCGATCGACCCGCGCCGCCGCGAGCACGCGCGCGATCGATTCCTTGCGCCAGCACTCGCAGCGCTCGACGCGACGCACGCCGTTCACGTCAACAGGACGCCAGCCGGTGTCTTCGCAGTGGGGACACGACATGTCGGAGAGAGACGACAGGATAGCATCAAACGCCGCACCGCGGAACTCGCAGAAGGCGCGGAACACTTCTTTCATCCGACCAACACATTCTCTTGCGCCTTCCGCGTGTTCTGCGACGGTCAGTTCAGATAGCTGCGGAGTCCGACGGCGCGCTTCGAGTGCCGCAGCTTCGCCTTGGCTCGCGATTCGATCTGCCTGATGCGCTCGCGGGAGAGCCGCAGCCGATCGCCGATCTCCTGCAACGTGCGCGGCTCCCCTTCGCGCGTGAGGCCGAAGCGAAGGCGGACGATCTCCCGCTCCTTCACGTCCAGCTCCGAGAGCGCGCAGGCGAGCTGCTCGGCGAGGTGGCGCCGGATCACGTCGTCTTCTGCCGGCGGGACGGCGACCTGGTGGATCGTGTCTTCCATGTGCACGCCGTCGGTGCCCTCGCCCGCGACCAGGTCGCTCAGCGAGACGTCGGTGGCGCCCAGCTCGGTCAGCGATTCGATTTCGGCCGGTGACAGACCCAGTCGGGCGCCGATTTCCTCCATCGAGGGGGCGCGGTCCAGTGTTTCGGCGAGCGCCGCCACGTCGCGCCGGAACTTCAGGGCGGCGCCGGACACCTTCTGCGGCAGCGAAAACACGCGCGATTGCGACGACAGCGCGTGCAGGATGCTCTGGCGCACCCACCACACGGCGTACGTGATGAACTTGACGTGCCGGCCCGGGTCGAAGCGCTTTGCCGCTTCGATGAGGCCGAGATTTCCCTCGTGAATCAGGTCGAGGAACGGCACGCCGAAGTCGCGGTACCGCTTCGCGTAATGCACGGCAAACCGCAGATTCCCTTCGACGAGCCGCCGCAGCGCATCGTCGTCGCGGCCGCGGCTCTGCTGGATGCGGTGCGCGAGCGCCTGCTCCTCTTCAGGAGTGAGGCGCGGGGCGCGCGCAATCGCGCGCAGGTAGGCGCGCAGCGCGTCATCATCCGCAGGATGGGATCGCCGGGCCACCACGGGATGATATCAGCTCTGTTTGCGCTCTTTCGGCCGGGGCTCGTCGTGCACGACGACGCCGGTACGCGCGCGGACGAGATCGCCGGGCGCGGCCTTGACGATGGCCGTGCTGAGGCGCTGCTCCCAGTCGCCCAGCCCGCGTGCGAGCTCGTGCTTCACGTACTCCATGAACTCGTTGACCTCGCGCTGCATCTGCTCCATCTTGCGGCGCATGTTCAGGATGATCTCCACGCCGGCAAGGTTGACGCCGAGGTCGCGCGTGAGCGAGAGGATGGTTTCGAGCCGCTCGAGGTCTTCCTCGGAATAGAGGCGGGTGTTCCCCTCGGTGCGCGATGGCTTGAGCAGCCCTTCGCGCTCGTAGAGGCGGAGCGTCTGCGGGTGGATGTTGTACTTCTGCGCGACGGCGCTGATCATGTAGTACGCCTTGCCGCCGCCTTGCCGCTTCGCCGCCATCGTTACACGCCCAGATCTTTGCGGACGTCGTCCGCGTTGAGCCGCGCGAACTCACGCATCAGCTCCTTCGATCGCTCGTCGCGCAGCTGCGGGACCACGATCCGCACCTCCACGACGAGGTCCCCGGCGCGCCCGTCCGCCGTCGTGACGCCGCGCCCGTGCAGCCGGAAGCGCTGGCCTGTCTGGGTCCCGGGCGGGACGCGCACGCGCGCCACGCCGTCGGGCGTCGGCACGTCAATCTTCGCGCCGAGCGCCGCCTCGTGCACCGCGATCGGCGCGACGAGGTGCAGATCGTCTCCCTCGCGCCGGAACAGCCGGTGCGAGGCCACGCGGACGGTCACGATCAGATCCCCCGTGGATCCGCCGAACCGGCCCGCGTGCCCCTTGCCCGGGACACGCACGCGGGTGCCGTCCGCGATCCCCGGCGCGAGCCGCACGAGAACCGTCTCGGTCCGCGGGTGCATGCCGTGCCCCGCGCACGACGGACAGGGCTCCTGGCGGAGACGCCCCGTGCCGCCGCAGGACGTGCAGGCGCGGCTGAAGACCATGTGGCCGCGCGTCCACCGGATGTTGCCGCTGCCGTGGCACGCCAGGCACTGCCCGCCGGCCGTGCGGATCGCCCCGCGCCCCTCGCAGGGGGCGCACGTTTCCTGCCGCGTGATCGTCATCCGCCGCTCGGCGCCGCGTACTGATTCCTCGAAGGCGAGCGGCACCTCCGCGTGAATGTCGGCGCCAGACACGGACCGCGTCTCGTCGAGCCCGGCCGAGCGCTGGAAGACGTCGGCGAACAGCTCGCTGAAGGTCGCCCCGGTCCGCGCGTCGCTCACCACGGAGAAATCAAACCCGTCGAACGACAGCGGGCTGACATCCTGGTGCTCGGCCGCGCCGCCGGTGTCGTACGTCCGCCGCCGCTGCGGATCGACCAGCGTCTCGTACGCCTCCGCGATGCGGCGGAAGAGCGTCTCGGCCGTGCGATCGCCCGGGTTGATGTCCGGGTGATACTTCCGCGCCAGCCGCCGATAGGCGCGCTTGATCTCGCCTTCGCTGGCGCCGGGACGCAGACCCAGGATGACGTAGTAGTCCATACCTTCGGTGGCGAAGTCAGGCACGAGTCATCAGACACAAGGCACGAGGACCGACTCCGAAACCTTGTGCCTCGTGCCTCCTGCCTCGTGCCCGATTTACTTCTTCTCGTCCTCGACCACTTCCGCGTCGATCACTTCCCCTTCGCGCGCGCCGCCGGCCGGCTGGCCCGCCGCGGCGCCGCCCGGGGCGCCGGCCTCGGCGCCCCCCTGCTGCGCCTGGCGATACAGCACTTCGGCAGCCTTGTGTTGCGCCTGGGTGAGCTGATCCATGCCGCGCTTCATCGCGTCGAGGTCGTTCTTCTCGATCGCCGACTTCAGCGACTCCATCGCGGACTCGATCGCCTGCCGATCGGACGCCCCCAGCTTGTCGCCGGTGTCCTTCAGCAGGCGCTCGGCCGCGTAGACCGCCTGGTCCGCGTGGTTGCGCGTCTCGATCTCCTCGCGGCGCTTCTTGTCCTCCTCGGCGTGCGACGATGCCTCGGAGACCATCTTGTCGACCTCGTCCTTGCTGAGGCCGCTCGACGCCGTGATCGTGATCTTCTGCTCCTTCTGCGTGCCGAGATCCTTGGCCGACACGTTCACGATGCCGTTGGCGTCGATGTCGAACGTGACCTCGATCTGCGGCACGCCGCGGGGCGCCGGCGGGAGCCCCACCAGGTGGAACCGCCCCAGCGTGCGGTTGTCGCGCGCCATCGGGCGCTCCCCCTGGAGGACGTGCACTTCGACGCTCGTCTGGTTGTCCGCCGCGGTCGAGAAGATCTCGCTCTTGCGCGTCGGGATCGTCGTGTTGCGCGTGATGAGCGTCGTCATGACGCCGCCGAGCGTTTCGATGCCGAGCGAGAGCGGCGTGACGTCGAGCAGGAGCAGGTCCTTGACCTCGCCCCCCAGCACGCCAG containing:
- the hemW gene encoding radical SAM family heme chaperone HemW; this translates as MLGLYLHIPFCSAICNYCNFNRGLLDAGLKRRYVEAIEREIRTAADGHAADTMYFGGGTPSLLEPEEVGRLIAACADAFVLAPATEITLETNPETVDAARLAAFRSAGVNRISFGVQSFHDEELRRLGRLHDARRARDAVREARAAGFDNISLDLMMWLPAQTLAEWQANVRELIAVGPDHASLYILELYPNAPLKEEMARARWSQAPDDDAAEMYEWSMAALEEGGYRQYEISNVARPGRESRHNLKYWQDGEWLAFGCGAHSTRDGVRWRNVSGTGEYIAKIDAGAPVVAERRPLSRDERLQDALFTGLRLADGVDVKALGARYDTDIHARYGASLEPYEAAGLVVGDESRLRLTRRGMLVANEILSVFV
- a CDS encoding ATP-binding protein, with product MKEVFRAFCEFRGAAFDAILSSLSDMSCPHCEDTGWRPVDVNGVRRVERCECWRKESIARVLAAARVDRRYSRCSLENFVLYDNPGLKRAHAAARRFVEDFPNVDKGLCFVGPHGIGKTHLAVAVLRQLIRDRGARGIFYDSTVLLREIRSTYDPGVPGQEFQILRPVLDTDVLVLDDIGKERFSDWVEETMNLIVTTRYNDRKITIFTSNYEDSPDVDDPNALICRIGSRIHSRLREMCDFYDFDGADYRHLPPNGGAEDLQMLWKGGKKSKTTLPSRAAPSRIKAQLRPGRELGWSGGKAGS
- a CDS encoding RNA polymerase sigma factor RpoD/SigA, with the translated sequence MARRSHPADDDALRAYLRAIARAPRLTPEEEQALAHRIQQSRGRDDDALRRLVEGNLRFAVHYAKRYRDFGVPFLDLIHEGNLGLIEAAKRFDPGRHVKFITYAVWWVRQSILHALSSQSRVFSLPQKVSGAALKFRRDVAALAETLDRAPSMEEIGARLGLSPAEIESLTELGATDVSLSDLVAGEGTDGVHMEDTIHQVAVPPAEDDVIRRHLAEQLACALSELDVKEREIVRLRFGLTREGEPRTLQEIGDRLRLSRERIRQIESRAKAKLRHSKRAVGLRSYLN
- a CDS encoding helix-turn-helix transcriptional regulator — encoded protein: MAAKRQGGGKAYYMISAVAQKYNIHPQTLRLYEREGLLKPSRTEGNTRLYSEEDLERLETILSLTRDLGVNLAGVEIILNMRRKMEQMQREVNEFMEYVKHELARGLGDWEQRLSTAIVKAAPGDLVRARTGVVVHDEPRPKERKQS
- a CDS encoding J domain-containing protein, which gives rise to MPDFATEGMDYYVILGLRPGASEGEIKRAYRRLARKYHPDINPGDRTAETLFRRIAEAYETLVDPQRRRTYDTGGAAEHQDVSPLSFDGFDFSVVSDARTGATFSELFADVFQRSAGLDETRSVSGADIHAEVPLAFEESVRGAERRMTITRQETCAPCEGRGAIRTAGGQCLACHGSGNIRWTRGHMVFSRACTSCGGTGRLRQEPCPSCAGHGMHPRTETVLVRLAPGIADGTRVRVPGKGHAGRFGGSTGDLIVTVRVASHRLFRREGDDLHLVAPIAVHEAALGAKIDVPTPDGVARVRVPPGTQTGQRFRLHGRGVTTADGRAGDLVVEVRIVVPQLRDERSKELMREFARLNADDVRKDLGV
- a CDS encoding Hsp70 family protein; translated protein: GIDTSKIDEVVLVGGSTRIPRVQQIVRELFGKDPHKGVNPDEVVAVGAAVQAGVLGGEVKDLLLLDVTPLSLGIETLGGVMTTLITRNTTIPTRKSEIFSTAADNQTSVEVHVLQGERPMARDNRTLGRFHLVGLPPAPRGVPQIEVTFDIDANGIVNVSAKDLGTQKEQKITITASSGLSKDEVDKMVSEASSHAEEDKKRREEIETRNHADQAVYAAERLLKDTGDKLGASDRQAIESAMESLKSAIEKNDLDAMKRGMDQLTQAQHKAAEVLYRQAQQGGAEAGAPGGAAAGQPAGGAREGEVIDAEVVEDEKK